The uncultured Methanobrevibacter sp. genome includes a window with the following:
- a CDS encoding histone — protein MAIPKAPVKRIIQEAGAERVSADAVDALVEFLEDYAEDVSKKAVVYTKYANRKTVKAEDIDLAVGSSKTSESPEHKHNILDVIKDVFDAASEGKGIEDIIKSFKKMEK, from the coding sequence ATGGCAATTCCTAAGGCTCCTGTAAAAAGAATTATTCAAGAAGCTGGTGCTGAAAGAGTAAGTGCTGATGCAGTAGATGCATTAGTTGAATTTTTAGAAGATTACGCAGAAGATGTGTCTAAAAAAGCAGTTGTATATACAAAATATGCAAATAGAAAAACTGTGAAAGCAGAAGATATTGATTTAGCTGTTGGCAGTTCAAAAACTTCTGAATCTCCTGAGCATAAACACAATATTTTAGACGTAATCAAAGACGTATTTGATGCTGCATCAGAAGGAAAAGGCATTGAAGACATTATTAAATCATTTAAAAAAATGGAAAAATAA
- a CDS encoding zinc ribbon domain-containing protein — MANFCTNCGTKIRNEDNFCTNCGTKIKEDGNFCIECGTKLEKEDNFCTNCGAKIDKSDMKQSKHLLKSVYDSIEQDRARRAKEKEEKKKKLKTIDEIFESEEIKSEIIKNNISQKYVFSIKYNLNNKLINKKEEMNEEEIKYFIKIELEKANKEQKKAKIKKEKEIHSKKIEKNEIAHGNYCNLNCRHCYEEFMDSGGGIVGDFDSEGYVEYYCRLGHSLSFGRFCEDYE; from the coding sequence ATGGCCAATTTTTGCACTAACTGCGGAACCAAAATAAGAAACGAGGATAATTTTTGCACTAACTGCGGGACAAAAATAAAAGAAGACGGTAATTTTTGTATTGAATGTGGGACAAAATTAGAAAAAGAAGATAATTTTTGCACTAACTGTGGGGCAAAAATAGATAAATCTGATATGAAACAGAGTAAACATTTATTAAAATCAGTTTACGATAGCATAGAACAAGACAGAGCCCGAAGAGCTAAAGAAAAAGAAGAAAAAAAGAAAAAATTAAAAACAATTGATGAAATATTTGAATCAGAAGAAATCAAATCGGAAATAATAAAAAACAATATTAGTCAAAAATATGTATTTTCCATCAAATATAATCTAAATAATAAGTTAATCAATAAAAAAGAAGAAATGAATGAAGAAGAAATTAAATACTTCATAAAAATAGAATTAGAAAAAGCGAACAAAGAACAAAAAAAAGCTAAAATCAAAAAAGAAAAAGAAATTCATAGTAAAAAAATAGAAAAGAATGAAATAGCTCATGGGAACTATTGTAACTTGAATTGCAGACACTGCTACGAAGAATTTATGGACAGTGGAGGAGGAATAGTTGGTGATTTTGATAGTGAAGGGTATGTTGAATATTATTGTCGTTTAGGACATTCGTTATCCTTTGGAAGGTTTTGTGAAGATTATGAATGA